From Humibacter ginsenosidimutans, a single genomic window includes:
- a CDS encoding SHOCT domain-containing protein encodes MPFVRRIGRPGLIGTAARTAVIAGTATAVAGGVASSQQRKAEERYEADAYQQQQQQAQMQAAAQQAVAQQQAAPAPAPAAGGDTTSELERLAGLHQQGILTDEEFSAAKQKLLGL; translated from the coding sequence ATGCCTTTCGTTCGACGCATCGGACGCCCCGGGCTCATCGGAACCGCGGCTCGCACTGCTGTCATCGCGGGCACGGCCACGGCCGTTGCCGGCGGTGTCGCTTCCAGCCAGCAGCGCAAGGCCGAGGAGCGATACGAGGCCGACGCCTATCAGCAACAGCAGCAGCAGGCTCAGATGCAGGCTGCCGCGCAACAGGCGGTCGCGCAGCAGCAGGCCGCCCCTGCCCCCGCACCGGCGGCGGGCGGCGACACCACCTCTGAGCTGGAGCGACTCGCCGGCTTGCACCAGCAGGGCATCCTGACCGATGAGGAGTTCAGCGCCGCCAAGCAGAAACTGCTGGGCCTCTGA
- a CDS encoding SDR family oxidoreductase gives MRFFVTGASGWIGSAVSTQLLAAGHEVSGLARSDASAQRIAALGADVVRGDLGDLDTLRDAAAASDGVVHLGFIHDFDDFANSARVDREAIETFAGALDGSGKTLAIASGVAGLVPGRPATEDDEGTVPNPRLDNAKYVMSLTERGIHPLLLRFAPSVHGTAGDHGFIKTIAQIARQRGVSAYVGDGSSRWAAVHRDDAALLVRLALEAPQQGNVVHAVAEEGVSAKSIAEALAARLELPTASIAPEDALEHFGWMGRFFGQDLQATSTITRERYGWNPTHPTLLDDIAAGGYDVPAVAA, from the coding sequence ATGCGGTTCTTCGTCACAGGAGCGTCCGGCTGGATCGGATCCGCCGTCAGCACACAACTCCTCGCAGCAGGGCACGAGGTCAGCGGCCTCGCGCGATCCGACGCCTCGGCGCAGAGGATCGCCGCGCTCGGCGCCGACGTCGTGCGCGGCGATCTCGGCGACCTCGACACGCTGCGGGATGCCGCGGCCGCCTCCGACGGCGTCGTGCACCTCGGCTTCATCCACGACTTCGACGACTTCGCCAACTCCGCCAGGGTCGATCGCGAGGCGATCGAGACCTTCGCCGGTGCGCTCGACGGATCGGGAAAGACGCTGGCCATCGCCTCAGGAGTCGCCGGCCTCGTGCCCGGCCGCCCCGCGACCGAAGACGACGAAGGCACCGTGCCGAACCCGCGCCTCGACAACGCGAAGTACGTGATGTCGCTCACCGAGCGCGGCATCCACCCGCTGCTGCTGCGCTTCGCGCCGAGCGTGCACGGCACGGCGGGCGACCACGGTTTCATCAAGACGATCGCCCAGATCGCGAGGCAGCGCGGCGTCTCCGCCTATGTCGGCGATGGCAGCTCGCGCTGGGCCGCGGTGCACCGCGACGACGCCGCGCTGCTGGTGCGGCTCGCGCTGGAGGCGCCGCAGCAGGGCAACGTCGTGCACGCCGTGGCGGAGGAGGGCGTGAGCGCGAAGTCCATCGCGGAGGCGCTGGCGGCCAGGCTGGAGCTGCCCACGGCATCCATCGCCCCTGAGGATGCCCTCGAGCACTTCGGCTGGATGGGCCGCTTCTTCGGCCAAGACCTTCAGGCCACGAGCACGATCACCCGCGAGCGCTACGGCTGGAACCCGACGCACCCCACCCTGCTCGACGACATCGCAGCGGGCGGCTACGACGTGCCCGCCGTCGCCGCCTGA
- a CDS encoding quinone oxidoreductase family protein — MAIRISWKTFETGVHMQTVIQYTQFGGPEVLEVAQYPDPVPGEGKVLVAVKAAGVNPIDAKLRQGTRPSDPIEKPRRLGLDASGIISALGPDVDGWAVGDEVVVRGAFGGYASELVASTGKLVRKPANVPFDQAAALGVAAGTAYQIVDSIGAGEGDVLLVHAASGSVGQAVIQFARDKGIVVVGTANARNLDRVSELGAIAVEYGDGLVERVRAAVPQGVDYVLDLAGTDAALQASFELVPDRSHIGTIVVGAKAAELGIKAWSGGNPVPLTDEENALRDKGLEVALAGLADGTFQVEIAAEYPLVEAAEAHRALKSGGLRGKIVLVP, encoded by the coding sequence GTGGCCATCCGCATATCGTGGAAGACGTTCGAGACGGGAGTGCACATGCAGACGGTGATCCAGTACACGCAGTTCGGCGGACCCGAGGTGCTCGAGGTGGCGCAGTACCCCGATCCGGTGCCCGGCGAAGGCAAGGTGCTGGTCGCCGTCAAGGCGGCCGGGGTCAACCCCATCGACGCCAAGCTGCGCCAGGGCACGCGCCCGTCCGACCCCATCGAGAAGCCGCGTCGCCTGGGACTGGATGCCTCAGGCATCATCTCCGCACTGGGCCCGGACGTGGATGGCTGGGCCGTGGGAGACGAGGTCGTGGTGCGCGGGGCGTTCGGCGGCTACGCGAGCGAGCTCGTGGCATCCACCGGCAAGCTCGTGCGCAAGCCCGCGAACGTGCCGTTCGATCAGGCGGCGGCGCTGGGCGTCGCGGCCGGGACCGCGTACCAGATCGTCGACTCGATCGGCGCCGGTGAAGGCGACGTGCTGCTGGTGCACGCGGCGTCCGGCTCTGTGGGGCAGGCCGTCATCCAGTTCGCACGCGACAAGGGCATCGTGGTGGTCGGCACCGCGAACGCGCGCAATCTCGACCGCGTGAGCGAGCTCGGCGCCATCGCGGTGGAGTATGGCGACGGGCTGGTCGAGCGCGTGCGCGCAGCGGTTCCGCAGGGCGTGGACTACGTGCTCGACCTGGCGGGCACGGATGCCGCGCTGCAGGCGTCCTTCGAGCTGGTGCCGGATCGCTCGCACATCGGCACCATCGTTGTGGGCGCGAAGGCGGCGGAACTCGGCATCAAGGCGTGGTCGGGCGGCAACCCCGTGCCGCTCACCGACGAGGAGAACGCGCTGCGCGACAAGGGGCTCGAGGTCGCGCTCGCCGGACTCGCCGACGGCACGTTCCAGGTGGAGATCGCAGCGGAGTATCCGCTCGTGGAGGCGGCCGAGGCGCACAGGGCGCTGAAGTCGGGCGGCCTGCGCGGCAAGATCGTGCTCGTGCCGTGA
- a CDS encoding winged helix-turn-helix domain-containing protein, which produces MSLATVTPLTDTIAPRHTAVRAVRTAPLVTPAPVSPVAAVAQAAHPRQVQDAPVQVQPLPVQQRVTRTAAPAEQGPQPARIRAVPNGTRARGFALYVGFDEAKALAAGTDLGHVVEALKRLVAEIAPGSEAYASVALAPDAAGGRDLDVVRLALQDPAAVARSRQTTDPEQDRASGVVVDISRKRLLLDNEPVGLTYKEFELLQYLVLREGRTIERAELIASLWQAGDDEVPNERTIDVHIRRLRSKLGRYEDIVRTVRGVGYRFDRHADVIIRHAGAPSPDLF; this is translated from the coding sequence ATGTCTCTTGCCACCGTCACCCCGCTGACCGACACCATCGCCCCCCGCCACACGGCCGTTCGCGCCGTGCGCACCGCCCCGCTCGTGACTCCTGCTCCGGTCAGTCCGGTCGCCGCTGTTGCCCAGGCGGCGCATCCCCGTCAGGTTCAGGATGCCCCGGTGCAGGTTCAGCCCCTGCCCGTGCAGCAGCGGGTCACCCGCACCGCCGCACCCGCCGAGCAGGGGCCGCAGCCGGCACGCATCCGTGCCGTGCCGAACGGCACCCGGGCACGCGGGTTCGCCCTCTACGTCGGCTTCGACGAAGCGAAGGCCCTCGCCGCCGGCACCGATCTGGGACACGTCGTCGAGGCGCTGAAGCGACTCGTCGCCGAGATCGCACCTGGCTCGGAGGCCTATGCGTCTGTCGCACTCGCACCCGACGCCGCCGGTGGACGCGACCTCGACGTGGTGCGCCTCGCGCTCCAGGATCCTGCCGCTGTCGCGCGCAGCCGCCAGACGACGGATCCCGAGCAGGATCGCGCGTCGGGCGTGGTCGTCGACATCTCGCGCAAGCGCCTGCTGCTCGACAACGAGCCGGTCGGTCTCACCTACAAGGAGTTCGAGCTGCTGCAGTACCTCGTGCTTCGCGAGGGCCGCACCATCGAGCGTGCAGAGCTGATCGCGTCGCTGTGGCAGGCGGGCGACGACGAGGTGCCCAACGAGCGGACCATCGACGTGCACATCCGCCGTCTGCGCTCCAAGCTCGGCCGCTACGAAGACATCGTGCGCACGGTGCGCGGCGTCGGCTACCGATTCGACCGGCACGCCGACGTGATCATCCGCCACGCGGGCGCGCCGAGCCCCGACCTGTTCTGA
- a CDS encoding SDR family oxidoreductase: MATRLASEGASVFVQHHAAHDADQPWGSDDLDAVRAGILERLAPHARFGDLGADLAQPDAPAQVIDAARAAIGRLDILVCNHARSGGDGSIFDMTADRLSGHFDVNARSTLLLTRHFADQFSGVDVRDDADASRPGDVETTSGPFDEFATGRVIWMTSGQLLGPMRGEVAYAASKAALASVTPTVAAELLGRGILLNTVNPGPVNTGYLDADTSDRAPETVAEVLASMPFGRFGQPDDVARLIAWLVSSEGRWTTGQVLTSDGGFSLT, translated from the coding sequence ATCGCGACACGACTCGCGAGCGAGGGCGCCAGCGTCTTCGTGCAGCATCACGCGGCGCACGACGCCGACCAGCCATGGGGAAGCGACGATCTGGATGCCGTGCGTGCGGGCATCCTGGAACGTCTCGCACCCCACGCACGGTTCGGTGATCTCGGCGCCGACCTTGCGCAACCGGATGCTCCCGCCCAGGTCATCGACGCCGCGCGCGCGGCCATCGGTCGCCTCGACATCCTCGTGTGCAACCACGCACGATCGGGCGGCGACGGATCGATCTTCGACATGACGGCCGATCGGCTCTCCGGGCATTTCGACGTGAACGCACGGTCCACTCTGCTGCTCACGCGGCACTTCGCCGACCAGTTCAGCGGGGTCGATGTCCGAGACGACGCCGACGCGAGCCGTCCGGGCGACGTCGAGACGACGAGCGGTCCGTTCGACGAGTTCGCGACCGGCCGCGTCATCTGGATGACGTCGGGTCAACTGCTCGGCCCGATGCGTGGCGAGGTCGCCTACGCGGCGAGCAAGGCGGCGCTGGCCAGTGTGACGCCGACGGTGGCGGCGGAGCTGCTGGGGCGTGGCATCCTGCTCAACACGGTGAACCCCGGCCCGGTCAACACGGGCTATCTGGATGCCGACACCAGCGACCGCGCGCCCGAAACGGTCGCCGAGGTGCTCGCTTCGATGCCGTTCGGCAGGTTCGGGCAGCCGGACGACGTGGCCCGGCTGATCGCGTGGCTGGTGTCATCCGAAGGCCGGTGGACGACCGGCCAGGTGCTCACCTCCGACGGCGGCTTCAGCCTCACCTGA
- a CDS encoding DUF6325 family protein, producing the protein MSELEYGPVEFVLVGFSGEAPDPGVVDAVRELVADGAVRIIDAILLTRNLDGDIETIEIEDASAAYGLEEADLDLSGLAADEDIEYFAESLEPGTSAELLVVELLWAKKLASRLAASGGAVLASERIPAPIVNEVVALARAE; encoded by the coding sequence ATGAGCGAGTTGGAATACGGCCCCGTCGAGTTCGTGCTCGTCGGATTCAGTGGCGAAGCCCCTGATCCCGGAGTCGTGGATGCCGTGCGCGAGCTCGTCGCCGACGGTGCGGTGCGCATCATCGACGCGATCCTGCTGACGAGGAACCTCGACGGCGACATCGAGACGATCGAGATCGAAGACGCCTCGGCCGCGTACGGCCTGGAGGAGGCCGACCTCGACCTTTCAGGACTGGCCGCCGATGAGGACATCGAGTACTTCGCGGAGTCGCTCGAGCCGGGAACGAGCGCCGAGCTGCTCGTCGTCGAACTGCTCTGGGCCAAGAAGCTCGCGTCGCGCCTCGCCGCGTCGGGCGGTGCGGTGCTCGCCAGCGAGCGCATCCCGGCGCCCATCGTCAATGAGGTCGTGGCACTCGCTCGCGCCGAGTGA